The sequence TCGGCGGCCCGGCGCACGAGCGCCGGCCAGGGGTCGGGCAGGCCGCCGGCCAGCTCGGCGGCGAGGTCCCTCGTCGCCAGCCCGACGCCGGCCCTCGACAGCGCGGCGGCCGGCTCGCCGGCGGTGCCGACCGCGGGCGCCCGCAGCCGGCGCAGCGGGTCGGGCCGCAGCCGGGCCACCCAGCGGGTGAACGGCCAGCCGGTGGCGGCCGTCGCCTGGCGCCGGTGGGAGCGGTCGACGGCGCCGGCGACGGCGTCGACGCCCGCCGCCGTGGCCAGGGCGTCGACCAGCGCGCCGACCCGCCCCGAGGACAGCCGGCCCGGCCCCCGCCCGTCCGCGCACGCGCCGCCGAGGGCGCCGACGACGCCGTCGACGTCCGCGCCGAGCCGCTCGACCGCGGCCCGCCGGCGCCTGGCCCGCTCGGCCAGCTCGGCGCGCAGCCGGTCGACGCCGAGGCCGGTCCTCGCGGACGTGGGCAGCACCGGCACGTCGGCCAGCCCGTCCTCGGCCAGCAGGCGGCGCAGGTCGGCGAGGCAGGCGGCCGCCTCCGACTCGCCCAGCCGGTCGGCGTGGTTCAGCACCACCAGCACCACGCCGGCGTGGCCGGCCAGCGGCCGCAGGTAGCGCTCGTGCGCGGCCGCGTCCGCGTACTTCTGGGGGTCGAGCACCCACACCAGCAGGTCGACCCGCGCCACCAGGCGGTCGACGACCAGGCGGTGGGCCTCGACCGTCGAGTCGTGGTCGGGCAGGTCGAGGAGCACGAGGCCGTCGAGCGGCCCGGCGCCGTCGCCGGAGATGGCGTGGCGGCGGCGCACCTCCAGCCAGTCGAGGACGGCGCCGGCGTCGCCGTCGCCCCACACCGCGGCCCGGGCCTCGCCGGTGGTCGGCCGGCGCACGCCGACGGTCGCCAGGTCCGACCCGGTGAGGGCGTTGAACAGCGACGACTTCCCGCTGCCGGTGGCACCGGCCAGGGCCACGACCGTGCGCTCCGGCGCCCGCCCGAGCCGCTCCTCGGCCCGGCGCAGCAGGTCGCGGCCGGCGTCGACGACCGCAGGGTCGAGGCGCCCGTC comes from Acidimicrobiales bacterium and encodes:
- a CDS encoding GTPase; this encodes MSRRRGGVDLGDRLEALGAAVAVADGRLDPAVVDAGRDLLRRAEERLGRAPERTVVALAGATGSGKSSLFNALTGSDLATVGVRRPTTGEARAAVWGDGDAGAVLDWLEVRRRHAISGDGAGPLDGLVLLDLPDHDSTVEAHRLVVDRLVARVDLLVWVLDPQKYADAAAHERYLRPLAGHAGVVLVVLNHADRLGESEAAACLADLRRLLAEDGLADVPVLPTSARTGLGVDRLRAELAERARRRRAAVERLGADVDGVVGALGGACADGRGPGRLSSGRVGALVDALATAAGVDAVAGAVDRSHRRQATAATGWPFTRWVARLRPDPLRRLRAPAVGTAGEPAAALSRAGVGLATRDLAAELAGGLPDPWPALVRRAA